The following nucleotide sequence is from Populus trichocarpa isolate Nisqually-1 chromosome 11, P.trichocarpa_v4.1, whole genome shotgun sequence.
AGTTTTTGACTTTGAAGGGCATGTTCCTCAAGGGTGTGAAGTCTGGCAAAGGCAGAAACTGCCAATTCTATGTTCTTTTTCCTTTCGAAGCGATTTATCGAGAGAAAATTCAACCTATGCCACATGAAACAGATAAGAATAAGATTCTGAACTACTGGCGGGAAAAATGCAATGAAAGAAATTCTTCTATGACATTTCAAGAGCAGGCCTAGAGTTACAAGATGCAAGAGATATACAATAATTTTCGTTACTTATAAGAATGAGGTTCATCGAATTGGTCCACGTTAACAGCAGGATAAAGAACAGCAGGTCGAATTCCCCGTGCATGAAGACGCTTGAATGTATTCGCAAAGGTAGATGCAGTGAATTTGCTGTTAACAAGTATCATATCAGCCATGCCTGCAGTCCCCAAGAGCAGTAAATGAGAATTGGTAGGTTCAACTGGAACAAAGTTAACACTAAAGAGATATttccggtaaaaaaaaaaaggcagataAATTGGAAACAGACCCGTTGTAATTTCTTCTACAAAGTCAATGGGTTTCCTGTACAACCTTCGGAGAACAGTTGTATGATGAGCAAGTAACAAATCCggaaaatgacaataaaaaaccaCCTGGATATACAGGACTAGAGTGTAAGAAACCTGAGGCTAAAACCTTTAAACAACAGTTCAGTTCATATCAAAGGCATAGAATATAATAccttcattgattttttaagtttcaaaaGTGGGATGACAACAGAAACCTGATCTGCCAATATAACATCAAAAGATGGCCACAGGAATAACACGCAAAGGGCAACGAAAATGCACCGCAAATACGCGCATAAGGCATGAAAACGGTAGAATACATGCCGAGGCAGGAAAGAACCATATACAGTAACCGGGAAGGTACCTGTACAGCCAGCCAATATATATGAATCAGGTGCATCATAGAATTTATCCAAATCAAATACAGGAAACAGACcttaaaggagaagaaaatgaaaataaacgcAAGTTACCGGAAACAGTTTCTTCAAAGCATCGGTTTTTATCATGATGAGCAGTAAAAATATGAACATCGTGGCCATGGGAGACAAGTTCAACGGCAGCATCGACTATTAATCTTTCGGCTCCACCtatgaatcattttaatatacaaaaaaaaggagCTTCATTCTGGTTATTTAATTCCTTCTACCATACAAGCATTGAATTCTTTTACAAATCACACGATTGAATTAGCTtcgtaaaataaataaacaaaacaaatttctaaaattgaaaaaatggaGAGAAGGGGAGTAGAAATTTACCTATACCAAGATCTGGATGAATGATGGcaatctttaattttctctccATTTCTTTGCTCCTCTTGATCTAATTCCAGCGATCAATCGTTTAGGGGCCGCAGGCTGCGTTGAGGAAGAGAAAGACGTCGTTTTATGCGTAAAAAGCGACTTGTCGTTTGACTATGAgcagtaaaataataaaaagaaaaagaaaaagaaaaagaaagaaaggctCCGCTTCCGCTCTCTCTCGTATAAAAACGAATACCGAAAGAAACAACTGATAGGAGGACTCTGAATCCAGTATAGGAGGACTAGAGATCACACTACAAGCGAATTCCTTGGGGACGATTGGAGAAGATGACAATAGAAGAGGCAGCGGCAGGCCCTGCCGGCCCTAAGGTTCTCCGTCTGCTCTACTTTGTCGGCGCTGGATGTAAGTGCTGCTTAATTCATtcaatctatctatctatctatctatctatcatCCAATTCAAATCTACTTTTTTGGGGTTTATTTGGCAGTTATTTGCACAGTTGGAATCAACAAGTGGAGAGAAATCGAGCGAAAATCAATCCTCGAACAACAGCAgcaagagaagaagatgaagagcgATTTTCTGCCTCGAAGCTCCACAAATTCCGTGCAGAAGGCCATCAAATGATCATGTCTCTTCCTCAGGTggtcctttccttttctttttgtgttgcAGAATTTGTAGTAAATCAACTATTTTGTACTCGTAACAAAATAACTCTTAAACATTTAGGCAACACtcacttctttttatttgtgatttaatttcttgataaaatatatagttttggcTAATTTATTGCTGGCAACAAATGTCACAGAGAgtttggttattgatttttgGTTGTTCATTGTGAGAACTGGCAACCTTCAATCCTGAAAATTTTGTATTTCGATCCAGTTTCCTTTTGAGCTTAGTAACTTTTGATGCCTGTATGCTCATATCAatgtagatttatttattgctaAAAAGCTTGATTTAGTTAAATTTTGGATTTGACCTGCTATTGAAGAAAGTCATAGccgggagagagagagaagagtgTTTTTGAAGGTTGAGCTAGGTGAATCTTTCTTTCCCAAACTTTTTCCTAATGGATTGTCAAAAGCATCATTTAAGCTTCCTTGTATCATAATCCCTACTAAATACGCCTTATTCATCTACCAGAGTTTGCTTGACTGTTTTACATTTTAGTAATAAAGGTTTTTGatagtattttattatgtttagcaTTGTCCCAATACTGCGTTTTGAGgacccttttgattttttaaggggCAGAAAAACTAgcataaaaaaacaccattggCATTACAAACAAGGTGTGCTTGGTAGGAAGGATGGGGAGAGGACAGATActgtgttttctttgttttccacGATGGATCATGACTTGCTTCCTATCCATTTTCAGTTGTAATTTACAATTCTCCCAATCTAGGCAGATTAACTTTCAGCATTACCCTCCCTTCATAGCCAAAAACTTTGATGGATGAGTTAACGTCCatcttttttcctctccattttACCTCTGTACTCTATTCATCTTTCTCTGTATCAATCCCTCACGAGAAATAGTCTAAGACGGGCATGGATGTTCCATTTTGATAATTTCGTTTTTTAAACGTTATTAATGTTCAGTCATTGTGGAAAGAACTTGTTTATAAAAGACTATGTCTCACCTTAGGCAAACAAGAATTTATCTcctcaaaaccaaaataaatcataaattctaATAGATGCTCAAGTCACTTGAGCATGAGAAGAAGGTAATGCTTGAGTATGGAAACTTGATGATCCTAAAACTCTCGCGCTCCTTAGGAAAGCGTGCACCTCTTTGACTAGCTGTGGGCGGTGCGCTTGTGGAAGTGCATTGTCTGGAGTAGGTTATCTTTTATGGTACTAAGAAAAGATTTGAACTCAATACCTCTTGAAAGGAGGAGGAATGTTAATGCAAGTGGAGCTACAACTTCTTAGCCTTGTCCGGATAAATTTAACATTCTCCTCCTTGATCATATGTTTCTATAGTTTCATTGACAACAAATTATAACTCTAACCAAGGGCTTAATGTAAACTATGCTTCTGCTTTGGAAAATTCTGCACATGTGTAGGAAGAAATACATAACTTTGTGCATTGTGGTAGTGAACGATAGTGAGAGGAGAGgcagtagtgttttttttttttttagtatttagttttattgattCATGTCTAAATGTGTTTTTGGCATTGTAGTAGCTTTTAtaattgtggtttgaaaaaaatatatataaaaaaagaaataaatgtagacaatttgatatgaaaagcaaatttaataagtgaaaaccaaacaatttttgaatttatgatcAGCCTAAAAACATCTTTAACCGTGTtgtatcacaataccaaacataattatatatggCTGTTGGAGGGTGGTAGTGTATTTATAATGTATTAGCTATTTGACTTGCGCACTGCCGCATgtcataaaatttttttaaaaaaaccctaggTATACaggttattttctaaaaaaatcaaagtataaataaaaaaactcatgcaaacatctaatcaaataaatcgataatcatttatgtaaataaactaaacaaaaaagtcgttaataataaccaaaagagagactaaaaaaattaagaaataaatgtagacaaagatatttaatataagtTATTTACTCAAttgtatttgatgaatttatttatgaaaatcaatctGTAACAAAAATTgacacatataaaatttattgaataaaataaaaggaaaaaaattatatgcaagGTTGCTcatcttaaaaatattgtaaaaaaataatgtttttattttaaaaaataagtttaatctatataaaaaaattatagatgaatcacaTTAACCtcgtaaaaaaattaaacacactcaatatagtaataaaataatCGCTATTTCAAAAATGATAtataagccaaaaaaataatagagaatgagtattaatcaaaacataaatacaaaaattatttttaaaaatacatataaaaaactattagttttctaaaaaaaattataaaaaagaaaaagaaaagaaaagaatgagacCAAGCATTAAGGGCTGGTAAGTCAGGTGTTGTGTGCCTGCTAAGCCCAACCTAGTGCCTAACCCACAAAAAAAGAGCCCGCACGcaggcctttatttttttctaaagttaATGGGGCGTACGACGTGTCGTCTGCCCCATTCGTTGCTAGAAAAAATAGACGCGTCATTTATAATTTCCCAGAATCTGACTATTCTGGGGGTCGAAAAAATGAGGCTTTTGTTTTTCCAAcctaaaaacctattttcaatccattttttaACCTACAACACCAAGAAGTTGGAACATTGTCTAACCAACCCATGGCcttcaaaaaagcaaaaaaaatgccataaaacccaaaatcaacacGAAACCAAAAATCTTTCATTActcatatctatttttttaggtattttcaaggtaaaaaaaaaaaacaggcccctcttttttttaggtATCTTAACTCCCCTAATCATATAGAaccatttgacataaaaattgatCGTTTTAGTAGTCGTAatcgtcgccaacaactttctctttttAAGTCAGAATCTGATGCCCCCTCAGGCCCCTCTTTCTTCTATTGAAAAGGgactaaaaagagaaaaatgaagtaATGGCACCAAAATATAATAGTTAAAAATTATAGGGATCGAttacctaataatttaaaaagataaatcactaaaatgaacttttcaaaCAAATTGCAGAGTTGTCATTCAAgttactaatttttttacttaaactctctttcttttaatttaaccctcataaaaaaaaaaaaaacatgtaattgaGTTCCAATTTAAGCTCAACATGGCTcaattgtgcaaaaaaaaaaaaaaaaaaaaccaaggatcaaattgaaatttttcaaaaacctcACTATTAAAATATACAATGAAATGTAAGAAGATGAATAGTAAAATGGTTATACTAAAAAAGCCACAcgttttataatttcttataattagaATCGGTTAGTCTAtgattttcctcttttttttttaagcaaaaagatGCTTAGGCTGACAAACcaagagtttatttatttttatgttttaaagtgtttttaaaaaaatttaaatttttttattttttttacttcaaattaatatttttttggtgttttcatatcattttaatatgctaatatcaaaaataaattttcaaaaataaaaaaatttatttcgatgcattttcaagtgaaaatcactttaaaaaataaatgttgtcaCAATACCAAATGCACTTCAAATGTATTTGGGCAACCCAACCCtaagccttttgtttttttttaaaaaaaaaaaactaatatggatacttattttttaagaatacatTATAAAATTGTAGTATTTATGTCAAATATTTTACTTTAGAAAAGTTATATAAAACAGTGACAAAAGtttgttcttatatatatatatatatatatatatatatatatatatatataaaagatagtGTTAAATCACACACAtaatttagaaagaaagaaagaaagaaagttagtCTTGGCATCTATGTAGCAATAGaaagtcatttttcttttttcatctatAGTTGTCAtcgaaaaaataataaatacatcaaaattataattatttttatcaaaaagttaaaatttataataatcatctcaatatttatttatttatgataattgagtttaaaatattaattttatttctttcaaattaaaaattataatggaaAAGTTATacttattaacttaaaaaacatttatactataatttaaatttatgccactaactaaaaataaaaatgtaaaaaataataattttaatattctagattgcaaaaaactatttgcatatgaaagaaaaataatgcattattcattattttagtttttttatttaagaaataatgaaaaacttGTAAATGAAAAACTATAGAGAACctctaaaatgtatttttcaaacttagtacaaatttgaaaaacttaaatacTAATCATTCCATTATCTAGATGGAGAAATATTGCTAAATAGAAAGTTACGggtgtttttcaacttttttttcttagtattactatatttttgaaCATCCATATCTTTTTTTCACACCTAATCTCACCTTCCCCTCTCTCTTCTAGCTTGAATTCATCCCGCATCAAGCTCACCCTAAATAAAAACCAACTCAATACCTTTTAACAATTGATGACCACAAGAACAATGACCTCTTCTCTCCATGTCACCAAATCAAAGAGGGGCGACCCTATTTACCTCCTATCAACTTTAGAAATGCCAACCATTTGAGTGCCCCTTCTCTATCACATTGTCCATCTCCTTTGGCTCTCCTCACAAATGTTAAACCCAACAAAAACCACCTCATCCTCTTTCTCTTTTCATTAGCCAATGTCATAACCTCTTACCATCATCACAACAACAACATCGTCTCACCACTGAACATGATTAGTGACAACAACTACcatttcattgaaaaataagaggaaaaaaaagagctcaAACCAAAATTGTCTCTCATCTTTCTTGTTAGTTAGAGGTGATCATCGCCTTACTTATTGGTGAGAAGAAGTGGTCAATGCATTTATGATTCAATGGCCACAAATCATCATCTCACcttctattttgatttgatcTTTACTAATGTGATTGTCATGTTTTTTGAAGCTGTTATGAATTTGTAGCATGTTTGATCattgtttcttatttctttttgtgtccttttttattaaattttgttttcatatttttataaatattctaaatGTGTTGGTGGTGATGTGTTTGATGTTTAAGTTCTTGCTTATGTTtgtattagtttttatatttgcatAAAACTCATGTTTTAGGTTTAAAACTGTAGtttaaaaatgatttgtttattattgtgttgattttgatgttcATTGCATGATCATTTTGTGTTTAGTTGGTTTTTCATGTTGAATTCAtgtcatgataattttttcatgatgaACCACTAGAATTTGATGCTATGGGCATATTCGTTAtcatatcagttttttttttttttttgtaagtcaTTGTTTTGTACTTAAaagtatagttttgaaaccttaTATGCAAGTGTGGTTgtgttaaatttgatttttgtatacaagttatacttttttattttagatttaaattcagATTTATATGCAGGAACGATATTgtctcaatttcattcttctcatgaaaataattttttggtgattttatcaaatttgaaactatttgttttggtttctttattgttaaattttttagaatcaCAATTTTGGTTTGAAACCTAAAAATTTAGGTTTTCGtgtagttttaattttgtttttgtatttggattgatttaatatatattcaatgtaaaatttactttctaactctttatttgaatttattattagacCTAATATTCATAATTATTGTGGTTTTCACTTATTCATCAACATTTTGCTTGTAGTTACCTATGAGTAGCTTGTCATATTATTTCcgtctattttgatttttgatatttgttttagatatttatgtaaataaagtTATATATAGATAATATGTTATATATGCATAATGTTATGTCACCTTTTTACTTGTATTGcatatataaatctaatatattttgattttataaaaatcttaaaaatggTGACCGATGGTGAAAGAGTGAGcgtgtgtttgtgttttttatcgAGCCAAGTTTTATCTTGTTCAAAGTATATTATACAGTGAAGTGAACAGTTCAATTCAAAACATGAAGCCAACTCCGCTATAATGATTAAAGCTTTATATGTGTTTGATTGTATACTTATATGATGAATTGTTATTTATCTCTTTGATtaatgttattgtttttgttctttttttaattaattcaattcataCAACCATCATATTATCAAGGATTGGATTTTAtttgcattgtttatttatttatcaaattcacACATGTCACTCGGTGATTATagcataaattagaaaaaaaaacattttataattattaattatcaatttaaatatttttttatgtgtgcgCGCTCGTGCTTGGATCTGTGTATTTAAGGTTACCCTAGCCTTACCCTTTTTAGTTGCTCCTCTAATTTTGCAAATTCAGTTTCTTCCTAAGTAGCAAGGTTATATGTGTGGGGTGGATtggctttcttttatttattatgtattCACACTTTGACTTAAGGTTATTTGTAAATAttcgttattttatttttattcaagatgtgttgataattttattgttacatgatgtgtaattttatttagatttttgagtatgtatatttgtttttgttttataagttAGTATAGCtttgactttttaaaaatagtttcctCCTTCTTTTCTACTGCAAGAGAGCTTCCGTTGGATTAGCTCCACCTTGTATAAGTCTAAGTAGAGCCTTATAACCCATTTTGCTTTAATAAATTAGAATGGACTGGTATTGTTTTTTATCCATCatctttttaagtttaattgttagtttaatatatcaTGTAAGTTGATTATACGTagcattattatattcatataaatatatatttattactaataaatacttaatttatatttaatattcatataatattatattaatgactccaatattttatttatgaatctagagtaaagataaaatttaaggaacataaatattttgcaaagaaaattataaagttgttataattatgagattcctatTGTATCATGTgattgttcctaaaatattcCTGGTTGATTCTCTCTTAAATATTGAACATTCATTAAAGCTGTAGAAACTGgtatatattatgttcttttctttatgaaagaaAACGGTTGTTtcataagttgaggtataaGAGATACATAAAACTAACATGTAAGtgtttgtcataagacatgtacactgaactaaCCCGCATGAAAATTCTATATGGAGATATCACATATGTCAATGGAAAGGCTTATGTGATGATTGTGTAGGTGATCtaagacttgagatcactaaattatctcaaataaagaGTGTTATGTTCTCATCATGTTACACGTTATTTTGGGAAAGGTAACAAATAGACAGACATTAgatataacataaattatatgaaggtaTCTGAGTGattaagagaggattcatcatcttaggtgaattagaaaaaatattccacatgttctcaaataatattgattgttaAATCTTTATACAagatggaatgagatttgaaaagagtttcaaatcttattcaaaagatcaatgactataatgttgCGAATAAATATGATATGACGTGGCAGACACACTCCATGCTAAAATATCTAAATcggaacattattgatgaagagATAATTACACTGAAAAGCCGGTCacagtcaaaccacttatgactttcctaatatttagAGAATCATGACATATTGCTAGACAGtacacttgatcttcaaatataaattaatcaattattaaattgataataaattaaattgtttgatttatttgattctatttatttataatcataatttatatttgaactaaTATATTAGAAATCGAATGGGTCAAGTTTTTTCtacatgaaaatatcaaatcatatgatataatttatagtaATCATCTTTTGAAAAAGTTGAGTATAATtaagaatttgaaataaatatgcaaAATTTGCATCTATAtcaactgaaattgaaaaaaaaaattaacaacattataaatgttaatatatatatacaacattataaattttatcagttgataaaatttatattgatagttaataaatttctataaaagtcaagaaaagcaaaataaatcaCATGCTTTTCACGTAATTAAACtcataataaatgataaaatataattaaataataactttgtaccaaaaaataattcttaataaaatagatatttttaattctctCATCTCTTGAACCTAgatacaaaaatgaaaaagaaccCTTCCTCAATTCTTTAAAGTTGCTAgacatatttaaattcaataaaagttcttaaaattcaaaatagaaaaataaataaagggagGGGTCAAACTTTCTTATAATTAGTATGCAATTTGTAAATGAAagtaaatgtaaaattaaatataatttgataaaataattatattattataaaatcattcCAAATTATCAACTCAACtcatttaatgaataaaatgtaACCAATTAACTatccaaaaaaactatttgttaCAAATAACATCTTGTTGGTGCAAtgaaacatataaataataactaatatTGAAAGTGataaaatgaaattgttgaatAATTGAAAGATGAGATTATTTAGGAATACATATTGAATGCTAAGATTACACATTGAATTTCTGGAAATAGATccgtaacaaaaaaaaatgtttgtgaTTGTTCCAGAAGAAATGAAGCACAAGATACGGTAGATCTAGGACAATTATTGTATGAGGTCTACCCAATGTTAGATGCAGAGTTGCATAATAGATCGATATGAACATCATGAGCTCCCTGTAATAAAACATGTTGTTGCTGATACCTTTTTCTTAGTTCCTTCTTCTATACCCCAAGCTTGGAGAAGAAAGAGATAAGAGGTTTTCATAGAGAATGTAATCAGAAATCCATAATAAAGGACGAAGACAATGAtcaaattgtttattttcatacaaaagGATACTAGATTATCTGGtataaaagatttcaaaatcataatagaacttttttttcttttctaatgtaATTTCTAGATTATTATATGGTGATTTAGAaacttttcatatatataaaaataaaatatagaaaatagaaatatataGAATAGAAACATATCTTTAATgtcaataacacaaaaaaaattcagatacGGACTctatatattataaacaaaacatcataataatccaaataattttataatataaaacgATGATAAAACATAAACTATCTTGAAATATGGTTCCAGACACTTGGCTCTCATTATAAGATCTCTAACAACACTTAGATTTGGACCACATCATATccatatattcaaaataattgatatttaagaattatattattttttactctccaacttttttaatataaagtcTCATAAAATGGAGACAGAATGACTAGTTCtatgtatttaaatttcatcatgcTCTCcttatgtttgataaaaaaaattaattttgaagtagAAAATGTTATGAATTCAAACTAtgtgaaatttcaaaaataatccaatttttatttatttatttgtcttgAAACTAACTTTTAGCCAAGATTTGGAGGACAGTTTTGGACAGCATAAGACAGATTTATCCCATTCATCAAGTTGCAAACTTTATCGTAATAGAtagagaatatttttgttgCATACGTGGCTCATTGTCCATATATACTATCATTTTCTGCAAGTTTAATCCGAATCTCCCCTTTTAGACAAACAAATTTGCCCCGGTTATATTAaagattgaaataattttaataattttaagcttcaacaaaagttaaaagaagaataaatcaCATGCTTTTCACGTAATTAAActcataattaataataatctataattaaataataactttatatcaaaaaatattttttaataaagtaaaaataatacgAGTTTGgaaatatagtaataattattttttaaaatgtttaaaatacattaaaatagtatattttttatttataaaaattatttttaatattaatacatcaaaataattttaaaaatatataaaaaattaattttaataatttgtttttaaaaaaaccgttTGAAATACCATTCTAAACCGCCCCCACACAAACACCGTAAAAACCACAGTTTTCCGCTTTTACTGTCCCTTTCTGCTTAATTTTCAGACCCAGTCAAAAAAATTCCTACCTCCATCACCATCGCTTGACCTTTCACTTTCTAATCACACTAGTCTCATGTCCCCATCTCCCTTCAACCAATACAGCCGCGCCACCTTTTCAAATCTAACATCTGTCATTCGTCTGTCTAAGTGAAAATCATACAGCCACGTCACTTTATAAACCGTTTTCGTTTCCAACcataataattttaaccaaatataaacTGTCTATCTCCCTCTccgttttcctttttatttttatttttaaagtttgaagacGGAAACACTCATAAAAACGAAAACAAAGAGGCAGACACCCCCCCCCTCTCTTTCTGCCTTAAAATGTCGCTGAGAAGATCGATTTTATCGCGAAGGTTCTCGAGATCCTTTAATAACCAGAACAGAAACGAACGAAATGCAGTGGAATCGGGGCGACTCGGTGGTGAGTTATGGGCTGAGTCGGATGGGTGGGGGAGTATGTTACCTGAGCTGTTAGGAGAAATAATAAAACGAGTTGAGGAGAGTGAGGATCGGTGGCCTCAGAGACAAAGCGTCGTCGCTTGTGCTTGTGTTTGTAAGAAATGGAGAGATGTTACCAAAGACATCGTCAAGTCTCTTcctaatagtagtagtagtactaatAATGCAAGTCCTGGCAAAATTACTTTCCCTTCTTGCCTTAAACAGgtcagattttttatttattttggtgaatttttatttattcaaggaATATTCTGTCATTGTGATTGGATTTGGTAATGAAGGTTTTGGTTTAAGATAATTggagtatttaattaaattggttgaagtAATTGGGGATGTAGGGATTAAGATTTtgtgaatttgttttaattgtacTCCATAGTTtaccttaatttttctttcaatgctATTAagttgtgcattttttttttttgtggaaaatgaaaaacccaagaatttaaattttggaTGCAACTGTAGAAAGcaaataactttgatttttgagcAGTTATAATATAAAggtttgaattattattagtttttgggTTCTAACAATTGGTTAATCCAGCTTCTATGGTTTCACAATATGATAATATAGTCTTTTGTGTTTAAGGAATTGCATTTTAGAATATCCATCTATGCTTAgagatttttgatatattagGGGGGCTATTGATATTTGCATTGGTGAAAGTTGTAGGTTCACGACCTGCTTGTGGGTTTGAATCTCGGAAAATTGAAAACaaccattttttagaaaatgcTGGAGGACATTGTCATCGATTACTACTTCCCAGATGCCACTTTGGTTGGGTCTCCATCTGGgaaattgtgttttatatatatatcgatgGGATCATTCTTTTGCCTAAGATTTTGGAGATATTCTTATCAAATATCCATTAGTAGATATGGTAATAGACAAGGCAGGGTTTACTGACATGTAAATTTGGAATCAAGATATATTCATATAACTAGTTGAGCTGAAATGTGACTTGGTTTTTAAGAAATGATTCCGGCAGAATAATTGACGCCCTGTTTCAAattatgtttgtgttttttaggcTATCATTTTCTTGACATTTTTCATTTC
It contains:
- the LOC7472344 gene encoding uncharacterized protein LOC7472344, encoding MTIEEAAAGPAGPKVLRLLYFVGAGFICTVGINKWREIERKSILEQQQQEKKMKSDFLPRSSTNSVQKAIK
- the LOC7472343 gene encoding uncharacterized protein LOC7472343, with the protein product MERKLKIAIIHPDLGIGGAERLIVDAAVELVSHGHDVHIFTAHHDKNRCFEETVSGTFPVTVYGSFLPRHVFYRFHALCAYLRCIFVALCVLFLWPSFDVILADQVSVVIPLLKLKKSMKVVFYCHFPDLLLAHHTTVLRRLYRKPIDFVEEITTGMADMILVNSKFTASTFANTFKRLHARGIRPAVLYPAVNVDQFDEPHSYKLNFLSINRFERKKNIELAVSAFARLHTLEEHALQSQKLNEATLTIAGGYDSRLRENVEYLDVLKHLAAREGVSSRISFVTSCSTAERNKLLSQCLCVIYTPKDEHFGIVPLEAMAAHKPVIACNSGGPVETVKDAETGFLCDPTPEDFSLAMAKLIQDPQMASRMGGEARKHVAESFSTKTFGQHLNQYLMSITGSKED